One window from the genome of Vicia villosa cultivar HV-30 ecotype Madison, WI unplaced genomic scaffold, Vvil1.0 ctg.000582F_1_1, whole genome shotgun sequence encodes:
- the LOC131629586 gene encoding uncharacterized protein LOC131629586, translated as MARSVMNAVIMTIIMFILAQASYSLPTRPIAIVRCAAKCAVQCANKLDEELKYVECVAGCGLACNNISSPAAYQCTTGCAYSKLNSIKTDARDVNAIVNSCLKSC; from the exons ATGGCAAGAAGTGTGATGAATGCTGTGATTATGACAATAATTATGTTCATTTTGGCACAAGCTAGTTATTCTCTTCCGACTCGGCCTATCGCTATAGTGCGTTGTGCTGCCAAGTGTGCTGTACAATGTGCAAATAAATTGGATGAGGAACTAAAGTATGTAGAATGTGTTGCTGGATGTGGATTGGCATGCAATAACATATCATCGCCAGCTGCATATCAATGTACTACTGGTTGTGCTTATTCAAAACTCAATAGTATTAAAACTG ATGCTCGTGATGTCAATGCAATCGTTAATTCATGCTTGAAATCTTGTTAG
- the LOC131629587 gene encoding uncharacterized protein LOC131629587, with protein sequence MARSVMKNVAVIMTIIMFILAQASYSLPTRPIAIVRCAAKCAVQCANKLDEELKYVECVAGCGLACNNISSPAAYQCTTGCAYSKLNSIKTDARDVNAIVNSCLKSC encoded by the exons ATGGCAAGAAGTGTGATGAAAAATGTTGCTGTGATTATGACAATAATTATGTTCATTTTAGCACAAGCTAGTTATTCTCTTCCGACTCGGCCTATCGCTATAGTGCGTTGTGCTGCCAAGTGTGCTGTACAATGTGCAAATAAATTGGATGAGGAACTAAAGTATGTAGAATGTGTTGCTGGATGTGGATTGGCATGCAATAACATATCATCACCAGCTGCATATCAATGTACTACTGGTTGTGCTTATTCAAAACTCAATAGTATTAAAACTG ATGCTCGTGATGTCAATGCAATCGTTAATTCATGCTTGAAATCTTGTTAG